From Acidihalobacter aeolianus, a single genomic window includes:
- the secE gene encoding preprotein translocase subunit SecE, with the protein MAEKAASGGSALDTVKIAITLLLLALGVGGFYYFSHEMLVVRVIGLLAIGGVAVGVFVTTVPGKNAWGFLQGSRTEVRKMVWPSRAETTQVTLVVVAMVLVMGVFLWLLDTLLGWVVKHLMGYGG; encoded by the coding sequence ATGGCTGAAAAGGCCGCTTCTGGAGGGTCAGCCCTCGATACGGTGAAGATCGCGATCACGTTATTGTTGCTGGCGCTGGGCGTCGGCGGGTTCTACTACTTCTCACACGAGATGCTGGTAGTGCGCGTGATCGGGCTGTTGGCGATTGGCGGTGTTGCGGTGGGTGTGTTCGTGACCACGGTACCCGGCAAGAATGCCTGGGGATTCCTGCAAGGTTCGCGCACGGAAGTGCGCAAGATGGTCTGGCCCTCGCGGGCGGAAACCACGCAGGTGACCCTGGTCGTCGTGGCCATGGTGCTCGTCATGGGCGTGTTTCTCTGGTTACTGGATACGCTGCTCGGTTGGGTTGTGAAGCATTTGATGGGATACGGGGGCTGA
- the nusG gene encoding transcription termination/antitermination protein NusG, which translates to MMLRWYVVHAYSGFEQQVKRAIEERVRRAGMEDHFGQVLVPTEEVVEMREGQKRRSERKFFPGYVLVQMDMSEETWHLIRSVPRVLGFIGGTPDKPSPITDKEADTILSRIQEGVEKPRPKVLFEVGEVVRVIEGPFNDFNGVVEEVNYDKSRLLVAVQIFGRSTPVELDFHQVEKV; encoded by the coding sequence ATCATGTTGCGTTGGTACGTGGTACACGCCTATTCCGGTTTCGAGCAGCAGGTTAAGCGCGCCATTGAGGAGCGTGTACGTCGCGCCGGCATGGAGGATCACTTCGGGCAGGTCCTGGTCCCTACCGAAGAAGTCGTGGAGATGCGCGAGGGGCAGAAGCGCCGCAGCGAGCGGAAATTCTTCCCGGGTTACGTGCTCGTGCAGATGGACATGAGCGAGGAAACCTGGCATCTGATCCGTTCGGTGCCTCGGGTGCTCGGTTTCATCGGTGGTACGCCGGACAAGCCTTCGCCGATCACCGACAAGGAGGCCGACACCATACTCAGCCGTATCCAGGAAGGCGTGGAAAAGCCGCGCCCGAAGGTGCTGTTCGAGGTCGGCGAGGTGGTGCGCGTGATCGAGGGGCCGTTCAACGATTTCAACGGCGTGGTGGAAGAAGTCAATTACGACAAGAGTCGCTTGTTGGTGGCAGTGCAGATCTTCGGGCGCTCCACTCCGGTGGAGCTCGACTTCCATCAAGTCGAAAAGGTTTAG
- the rplK gene encoding 50S ribosomal protein L11 produces MAKKVTGYIKLQVAAGQANPSPPVGPALGQHGVNIMEFCKAFNAQTQNVEAGLPLPVVITVYSDRSFTFITKTPPASVLLKKALGIPKGSSTPNTVKVGTVTREQLEEIAKAKTPDLTAADLDAAVRTIAGSARSMGLNVEGV; encoded by the coding sequence ATGGCAAAGAAGGTAACGGGTTACATCAAGCTGCAGGTGGCCGCAGGTCAGGCCAACCCGAGTCCGCCGGTTGGTCCCGCACTGGGCCAGCATGGCGTCAACATCATGGAGTTCTGCAAGGCATTCAACGCGCAGACCCAGAATGTTGAGGCAGGCCTGCCGCTACCGGTGGTGATTACGGTCTATTCCGACCGCAGCTTCACCTTCATCACCAAGACGCCGCCGGCCTCGGTACTGCTCAAGAAGGCACTGGGCATTCCCAAGGGCAGCAGCACGCCGAACACGGTCAAGGTGGGTACCGTGACGCGTGAGCAGCTCGAAGAGATTGCCAAGGCCAAGACCCCCGATTTGACGGCCGCCGACCTGGATGCCGCGGTGCGTACCATCGCCGGTAGTGCGCGTT